From the Leifsonia sp. AG29 genome, one window contains:
- the ctaE gene encoding aa3-type cytochrome oxidase subunit III, which yields MGYVTSTSLNPSGGLASAPSAPAINRPNVVAVGTIVWLGSEVMFFAGLFAIYFTLKSTSPALWAAETAHLNVPYAAVNTTVLVLSSVTCQFGVFAAERLQARRAGGLFQFWKWGMVEWFALSYIMGAIFVSGQVLEYATLVSEGISLNANAYGSAFYLTTGFHALHVTGGLIAFLLVIGRAFAVKYFGHKEATSAIVVSYYWHFVDVVWIGLFAVIYIIR from the coding sequence ATGGGTTACGTGACGAGCACCTCCTTGAACCCTTCTGGTGGACTGGCCTCCGCGCCGAGCGCCCCGGCGATCAACCGGCCCAATGTGGTGGCCGTCGGCACGATCGTCTGGCTCGGCTCCGAGGTGATGTTCTTCGCGGGCCTCTTCGCGATCTACTTCACCCTCAAGTCCACCTCCCCCGCCCTCTGGGCCGCCGAGACCGCGCACCTCAACGTGCCCTATGCGGCGGTCAACACGACCGTCCTGGTGCTCAGCTCGGTCACCTGCCAGTTCGGTGTGTTCGCCGCCGAGCGGCTGCAGGCTCGTCGCGCCGGGGGCCTCTTCCAGTTCTGGAAGTGGGGCATGGTCGAGTGGTTCGCCCTGTCCTACATCATGGGCGCGATCTTCGTCTCCGGGCAGGTCCTCGAGTACGCCACCCTGGTCTCGGAGGGCATCTCGCTCAACGCCAACGCCTACGGGTCGGCGTTCTACCTCACCACCGGCTTCCACGCCCTCCACGTCACGGGCGGGCTCATCGCATTCCTCCTCGTCATCGGCCGCGCCTTCGCGGTCAAGTACTTCGGCCACAAGGAGGCGACGAGCGCCATCGTCGTCTCGTACTACTGGCACTTCGTCGACGTCGTGTGGATCGGACTGTTCGCGGTCATCTACATCATTCGCTAG
- the qcrC gene encoding cytochrome bc1 complex diheme cytochrome c subunit: MRPRSGTHTRSAAKNRARSSAARTKTPRKTGRRHPLATIALLAVGLGLTGGAYATFTTTTASADQPQAQVASQSSITEGNKLFQANCATCHGLQAQGSSVAPSLIGVGAAAVDFQVGTGRMPMQMQGPQAQEKPVQFTDAEVKALADYVASLGPGPSVPEQKYLAGDGNAARGAELFRVNCAMCHNVAGAGGALTEGKYAPSLKGVSAKHIYEAMVTGPQNMPVFNDLNITPQGKADIITYLKYIQTNASPGGYGLEDLGPVAEGLFLWIFGLGAIVALTVWITAKSN; encoded by the coding sequence ATGCGTCCCCGTTCCGGAACACACACCCGCAGCGCCGCGAAGAACCGCGCCAGGTCGTCGGCTGCCCGCACCAAGACGCCCCGCAAGACCGGCCGCCGCCACCCGCTGGCCACGATCGCCCTGCTGGCGGTCGGACTGGGCCTGACCGGAGGCGCGTACGCGACCTTCACGACGACCACGGCGTCCGCCGACCAGCCCCAGGCGCAGGTCGCCAGCCAGAGCTCGATCACCGAGGGCAACAAGCTCTTCCAGGCCAACTGCGCGACCTGCCACGGCCTGCAGGCGCAGGGGTCCTCCGTAGCGCCGAGCCTGATCGGCGTCGGCGCCGCGGCCGTCGACTTCCAGGTCGGCACCGGCCGCATGCCGATGCAGATGCAGGGCCCGCAGGCTCAGGAGAAGCCGGTCCAGTTCACCGACGCGGAGGTCAAGGCGCTCGCCGACTACGTCGCGTCGCTCGGCCCGGGCCCGTCGGTCCCCGAGCAGAAATACCTCGCCGGCGACGGCAACGCCGCCCGCGGCGCCGAGCTGTTCCGCGTCAACTGCGCCATGTGCCACAACGTGGCCGGCGCGGGCGGCGCGCTGACCGAGGGCAAGTACGCGCCGTCGCTCAAGGGCGTCAGCGCCAAGCACATCTACGAGGCCATGGTCACCGGCCCGCAGAACATGCCGGTGTTCAACGATCTGAACATCACGCCGCAGGGCAAGGCCGACATCATCACCTACCTCAAGTACATCCAGACCAACGCCTCCCCCGGCGGCTACGGCCTGGAGGACCTCGGCCCCGTCGCCGAGGGCCTGTTCCTCTGGATCTTCGGGCTGGGCGCCATCGTCGCCCTGACCGTCTGGATCACGGCCAAGTCCAACTGA
- the qcrA gene encoding cytochrome bc1 complex Rieske iron-sulfur subunit, whose amino-acid sequence MAQDDNGGHELTPAGSSAVDVHRTGDPGTAVIIRDAVENPGFPPHRPRVTDLDPRKERRAERTVYTLFYLSIAGSVWAVAAYMAFPINDSDPGSVRLNNLFIGIGIALALLAIGIGAVHWGKALMHEKEGVDLRHPVRGKEATTERAAEIFRQADEESGFSRRTLVRNSLIGALIAFPLPAVVLFRGLAPQGEDPAELLSNTFWKKGLRLTRDPSGTPIKASDVTLGSVFHVIPEGLNESENKLEEKAKAAVLLMRLKPEDLHVSKGRENWNYDGIVAYSKICTHVGCPVALYEQQTHHLLCPCHQSQFDITHEAQVIFGPAKRPLPQLPITVDADGYLVARSDFHEPVGPSFWERH is encoded by the coding sequence ATGGCACAGGACGACAACGGCGGGCACGAGCTGACGCCGGCCGGTTCGTCAGCCGTCGACGTGCACCGCACGGGCGACCCCGGCACCGCGGTGATCATCCGCGACGCCGTGGAGAACCCCGGCTTCCCGCCGCACCGCCCCCGGGTCACCGACCTCGACCCGCGCAAGGAGCGGCGCGCCGAGCGCACCGTCTACACGCTGTTCTACCTGTCCATCGCCGGGAGCGTCTGGGCGGTCGCCGCCTACATGGCGTTCCCGATCAACGACAGCGACCCGGGCTCCGTCCGGCTGAACAACCTGTTCATCGGCATCGGCATCGCCCTCGCGCTGCTCGCCATCGGCATCGGTGCGGTGCACTGGGGCAAGGCCCTCATGCACGAGAAGGAGGGCGTCGACCTCCGTCACCCGGTCCGGGGCAAGGAGGCGACGACCGAGCGCGCCGCCGAGATCTTCCGCCAGGCCGACGAGGAGTCCGGCTTCAGCCGCCGCACCCTCGTGCGCAACAGCCTCATCGGGGCGCTCATCGCGTTCCCGCTCCCCGCGGTCGTGCTCTTCCGCGGGCTGGCCCCGCAGGGCGAGGACCCGGCGGAGCTCCTCTCGAACACCTTCTGGAAGAAGGGCCTGCGGCTCACGCGCGATCCCTCCGGCACGCCGATCAAGGCGTCGGACGTCACGCTGGGCAGCGTCTTCCACGTCATCCCCGAAGGGCTCAACGAGTCCGAGAACAAACTGGAGGAGAAGGCCAAGGCCGCCGTGCTCCTCATGCGCCTCAAGCCCGAGGACCTGCACGTCTCCAAGGGTCGCGAGAACTGGAACTACGACGGGATCGTCGCCTACTCCAAGATCTGCACGCACGTCGGGTGCCCCGTGGCGCTCTACGAGCAGCAGACGCACCACCTGCTCTGCCCGTGCCACCAGTCGCAGTTCGACATCACGCATGAAGCGCAGGTCATCTTCGGACCGGCGAAGCGGCCTCTGCCGCAGCTGCCGATCACCGTCGACGCCGATGGCTACCTGGTCGCCCGCAGCGACTTCCACGAGCCCGTCGGCCCGAGCTTCTGGGAGCGTCATTGA